One genomic window of Conger conger chromosome 7, fConCon1.1, whole genome shotgun sequence includes the following:
- the LOC133133344 gene encoding olfactory receptor 4B13-like — protein MDNVSTVTSVKLTGFYEMEDLKYLYFIIFLLAYITTVAENIILIVVIYVERALHEPMYIFLCNLAFNELYGSTALLPPILSNLMSNTHEVSLSSCQAQIYCLHTYAITEFTILAVMGYDRYVAICHPLQYHSIMSASKVCMFISFSWLYPLIAFGVFYSIALQLIFCGSNIEKIYCTNYSLIKLSCMDTTIVSIVGLVSLVAYSFPQLAIIIYSYIHILKICISSSKGTQMKALKTCIPHLLALINYSVGCFFEICQSRFTFNLHYGPRLFLSLYFLIFPPLLNPAIYGMSIQAIRVRIFRLFKVKMTIILDT, from the coding sequence ATGGACAATGTATCCACGGTGACATCTGTGAAACTGACCGGCTTTTATGAAATGGAAGACCTGAAATACCTATACTTTATCATTTTTCTTCTTGCGTACATTACCACTGTTGCCGAAAATATAATTCTTATTGTGGTAATTTATGTTGAGAGAGCTCTACATGAACCAATGTATATTTTTCTGTGTAATTTGGCATTTAATGAATTGTATGGCAGCACAGCTTTACTACCCCCCATTCTGAGTAATTTAATGTCAAACACTCATGAAGTATCTCTGTCCAGCTGTCAAGCACAGATATATTgcttacacacatatgcaataaCTGAATTCACTATTTTAGCAGTGATGGGTTATGACAGGTATGTTGCTATTTGTCACCCCCTCCAGTATCACAGCATCATGTCTGCTTCAAAAgtgtgcatgtttatttcaTTCTCTTGGCTTTATCCACTTATCGCTTTTGGTGTGTTTTATTCAATAGCACTGCAACTCATTTTTTGTGGAAGCAATATAGAGAAGATATACTGCACAAACTATTCACTGATTAAGTTGTCATGTATGGATACAACCATTGTTAGCATTGTTGGGTTAGTTTCCCTGGTTGCTTACAGTTTTCCTCAGCTTGCAATTATAATTTACTCCTATATACATATTCTTAAGATCTGCATATCCTCCTCCAAAGGAACACAAATGAAAGCACTGAAAACATGTATTCCCCATTTACTAGCTTTGATTAACTACTCagttggatgtttttttgaaatATGCCAAAGCAGGTTCACATTTAATCTACATTATGGACCTCGTCTTTTCTTGTCCCTGTACTTTTTGATTTTCCCCCCTTTACTAAATCCTGCCATATATGGAATGAGCATTCAAGCTATAAGAGTTAGGATTTTTAGACTGTTCAAAGTCAAGATGACAATAATTTTAGACACATAA
- the LOC133133345 gene encoding olfactory receptor 2F1-like yields the protein MENSSHVTFFILAAYEEIGHIKYLYFSIIMVLYISIITANSLLIIVILVDRKLHEPMYFFVCNLSVNELYGSTALIPLLLVFILSDVHEIQREYCIVQIFCLYTYGSIEFCSLAVMAYDRYVSICYSLEYHRIITMAKVCLYIFCVWIVSIFKFIITLSLSARLQLCGNVMNKVYCDNYLLVKLACSDTTLNNIYGLVSMFVSVALPFVLILYSYAKILKICLTSSRVRAKALNTCTPHLFSLANFSFGCFFEILSSRFDMVNIPSPARQILSVYFFLLPPFLNPIIYGVKTEKVREAFKRTAIEPLIALVNGK from the coding sequence ATGGAGAACTCATCCCATGTCACGTTCTTCATCCTTGCTGCATATGAGGAAATTGGACACATAAAGTACCTTTATTTCAGCATTATAATGGTATTATACATTTCAATCATTACTGCAAACTCATTGCTTATCATAGTGATCCTTGTTGACAGGAAGCTGCATGAaccaatgtatttttttgtgtgcaatcTGTCTGTTAATGAATTGTATGGAAGCACTGCCTTAATCCCTCTGCTGCTGGTGTTTATCCTATCAGATGTCCATGAAATTCAAAGGGAGTATTGTATTGTACAAATTTTCTGCCTGTATACATATGGTTCAATAGAATTTTGCAGCTTAGCTGTAATGGCTTATGACAGATATGTGTCCATTTGTTATTCTTTGGAGTATCACAGAATAATCACTATGGCCAAAGTGTGCTTGTATATCTTCTGTGTCTGGATTGTTTCAATCTTCAAATTCATTATTACTCTCTCCTTAAGTGCGAGGTTACAGTTATGTGGCAATGTTATGAACAAGGTATACTGTGATAACTATTTGTTAGTCAAACTTGCCTGTTCAGACACTACTCTTAATAATATTTATGGGCTGGTAAGCATGTTCGTGTCTGTAGCCTTACCATTTGTTCTCATTTTGTATTCATATGCAAAGATTCTGAAAATTTGCTTGACGAGCTCCAGAGTCAGGGCTAAAGCACTAAACACATGCACtccacatttattttcactggCCAATTTTTCATTTGGCTGCTTTTTTGAAATACTGAGCTCCAGATTTGACATGGTAAACATCCCATCACCGGCCCGTCAAATATTATCtgtctatttttttctgttaccCCCTTTCCTCAATCCAATTATTTATGGAGTAAAGACAGAAAAAGTGAGGGAGGCTTTTAAAAGAACAGCTATTGAGCCCCTCATAGCCTTGGTTAATGGAAAATAA